The following are from one region of the Penaeus monodon isolate SGIC_2016 chromosome 19, NSTDA_Pmon_1, whole genome shotgun sequence genome:
- the LOC119585130 gene encoding LOW QUALITY PROTEIN: lysosomal thioesterase PPT2-A-like (The sequence of the model RefSeq protein was modified relative to this genomic sequence to represent the inferred CDS: inserted 2 bases in 1 codon), with product MKIAYLWGLXLLLLVSCNGYKPVVIVHGVWDLRDSLYFMADKIKEAHPGTDVHVLDLLHGWKSLAPLWYQVKSFYNRMKPIMEKAEDGIILIGYSQGGIISRGIVESMDHNITTFISLSSPQAGQYGDEFLRLIFPQYIKETVYEVFYSRVGQRISVANYWNDPHHQELYYKYSSYLPYLNNEIEDYFNKDYRDNFMKLKQLVLIGGPDDGVITPWQSSHFSYFNKDENMTDMRDQSFYMFDSFGLRSLDKAGRVKIYEVPGVHHTVWHHNVSVIENCILPWLD from the exons ATGAAGATTGCTTACCTTTGGGGACT TCTTCTTTTGCTTGTGTCGTGCAATGGCTATAAGCCTGTTGTTATTGTGCATGGCGTGTGGGATCTGAGAGACAGCTTGTATTTCATGGCTGATAAGATAAAAGAA gCACATCCAGGCACTGATGTTCATGTACTTGATTTGCTTCATGGTTGGAAGTCCTTAGCTCCATTATGGTATCAAGTAAAAAGTTTTTACAACCGGATGAAGCCGATTATGGAAAAAGCTGAAGATGGCATCATTCTCATAG GTTATTCTCAGGGAGGCATTATCAGCCGTGGCATTGTAGAATCTATGGACCACAATATCACAACTTTTATTTCACTCTCTTCACCTCAGGCTGGGCAGTATGGAG ATGAATTTCTACGCCTAATCTTCCCTCAGTACATAAAGGAAACAGTCTATGAGGTTTTCTACTCAAGAGTTGGCCAAAGGATTTCTGTCGCTAATTATTGGAATGATCCACATCATCAAGAACTGTACTATAA GTATTCCAGCTATTTACCATATTTGAACAATGAGATCGAGGACTACTTCAACAAAGATTATCGTGACAATTTCATGAAATTGAAGCAGCTTGTGTTGATTGGAGGGCCAGATGATGGAGTCATCACACCGTGGCAGTCAAG CCATTTCTCATATTTTAACAAAGATGAAAATATGACTGACATGAGAGACCAATCCTTCTACATGTTTGATTCATTTGGTCTTCGGAGCTTAGACAAAGCAGGGAGAGTAAAGATTTATGAAGTACCTGGAGTTCACCACACAGTTTGGCACCATAATGTTTCTGTGATTGAAAACTGCATTCTACCCTGGCTTGAttaa